One part of the Vanessa atalanta chromosome 4, ilVanAtal1.2, whole genome shotgun sequence genome encodes these proteins:
- the LOC125077708 gene encoding ets DNA-binding protein pokkuri — translation MKVVSLQLPSGPSMERLPLPFSPTELLWRYPLPWAPPPPSPLGDTKAQLPAGLPPEPRLWTREDVAVFLKWCEREFDLPNFDMDLFQMNGKALCLLTKTDLGERCPGAGDVLHNVLQMLVRDAALLGRVPSSPVTPTARAAPYPPSPHSHPPTPTWAVDGFHHFHSAAAAAAQPNSVTLSPAPSVDSSGSPQRGEAMNYAPAYAQPVSVTAQAVSSGSNHSDSDEEAQFSAPRSPKETALTSPAPQTHVVPQHSHYRTQHREFFPNDMPESNTNGRLLWDFLQQLLNDPTQRYTNYIAWKNRETGVFKIVDPAGLAKLWGIQKNHLSMNYDKMSRALRYYYRVNILRKVQGERHCYQFLRNPTELKNIKNISLLRQQMSPTRVPQQPPVKTEMKEERCEEDNVDEDMPTDLSMTASEPWRKRARSDPAPAPHDKHRISALIGDNMMLKRESEYNTEHYALNLKSEKCEQ, via the exons ATGAAAGTAGTTAGCCTACAACTGCCGTCAGGGCCCAGCATGGAGCGGTTACCGCTACCATTTAGCCCGACGGAACTTCTTTGGCGTTACCCATTACCTTGGGCGCCACCTCCACCTTCACCGCTTGGTGATACAAAGGCTCAACTACCAGCCGGTCTTCCTCCAGAACCAAGATTATGGACCCGTGAAGATGTAGCCGTTTTTTTAAAATGGTGCGAAAGGGAGTTCGATCTGCCTAATTTCGATATGGATCTTTTCCAGATGAAtg gCAAAGCTCTTTGTCTTCTAACTAAAACAGACCTGGGAGAACGTTGTCCAGGTGCTGGAGATGTTTTACACAATGTACTTCAAATGTTGGTACGCGACGCAGCTCTGCTCGGTAGAGTACCATCCTCGCCAGTGACACCAACTGCGCGCGCTGCGCCATACCCACCATCACCACATTCACACCCTCCAACCCCTACTTGGGCAGTTGACGGATTCCACCATTTTCATAGCGCCGCTGCTGCAGCAGCACAGCCAAACTCTGTGACATTAAGTCCAGCACCCTCAGTTGACAGTTCTGGTAGCCCCCAAAGAGGAGAGGCTATGAACTACGCCCCTGCATATGCTCAACCAGTATCTGTAACAGCTCAAGCTGTGAGTTCTGGAAGTAATCACTCGGATTCTGACGAAGAAGCCCAGTTTTCTGCACCACGGTCACCAAAAGAAACTGCTCTAACAAGCCCTGCACCACAAACCCATGTGGTGCCACAACATTCACACTACAGAACTCAGCATAGGGAATTCTTTCCAAATGATATGCCTGAATCTAATACaa atGGAAGATTACTGTGGGATTTCTTACAACAACTTTTAAATGACCCAACACAAAGATACACAAATTATATTGCGTGGAAAAACAGAGAAACAGGCGTTTTTAAAATTGTCGATCCTGCTGGATTGGCTAAGCTTTGGGGTATTCAGAAAAATCATTTGTCAATGAATTATGACAAAATGTCCCGTGCACTGCGATATTATTatcgtgtaaatattttacgaaaagtACAAGGCGAACGACATTGTTACCA ATTTCTAAGGAACCCAactgaattgaaaaatattaaaaatatttctcttcTAAGACAACAAATGAGTCCAACTCGGGTTCCACAACAACCTCCCGTAAAAACAGAAATGAAAGAGGAACGTTGTGAAGAGGACAATGTTGATGAAGATATGCCGACCGACTTAAGTATGACGGCATCCGAGCCCTGGCGGAAGCGAGCGCGTTCCGACCCCGCCCCCGCACCTCACGATAAACATCGTATCAGTGCACTCATCGGCGATAATATGATGTTGAAGCGAGAATCAGAGTATAACACTGAACATTATgctcttaatttaaaaagtgaaaaatgtgAACAATGA
- the LOC125077798 gene encoding single-stranded DNA-binding protein, mitochondrial, which translates to MQCLFRVSSSARRIVLTQQLHTTTAQCEAQNTEKTINQVTLLGRVGADPQKRGSEEHPVINFPLATHFSYKYESGDILQRTDWHRVSVFRPGLRDTVYKYLKKGQRVYVTGKLSYGEIKLDDGQVRTASTVIADDIIFFQSQPQNS; encoded by the exons ATGCAGTGTCTTTTTAGA GTGTCATCGTCTGCTCGTCGAATAGTTTTAACCCAACAATTACATACGACAACAGCACAATGTGAAGCTCAGAATACGGAAAAGA CTATCAATCAAGTTACGTTATTGGGGCGAGTTGGAGCTGATCCTCAGAAACGTGGATCTGAAGAGCATCCAGTCATAAATTTTCCACTCGCAACTCATTTCAGCTATAAATATGAGTCAGGTGATATATTACAACGAACAGACTGGCACAGAGTGAGTGTTTTCCGACCTGGGCTTCGTGACACTgtttacaagtatttaaaaaaaggtcaaAGGGTGTATGTCACTGGTAAATTATCGTATGGCGAAATAAAATTAGACGATGGACAAGTAAGAACAGCATCAACAGTAATTGcagatgatataatattttttcaaagtcaACCTCAAAATAGTTGA
- the LOC125077771 gene encoding caprin homolog, which translates to MPSAANAKSEKPASSEAADNSPIRQIMTILEHKIRNLEKRKSKLTSYRDLQKAGKELNGDQKVAVAKYDEVIQTLEFARDLSKQVTSIALSAEREAKKQAKKDAWVRYTADTNKIREVLLILDCLMQMGNGEARDDFLNGTNGAAKLTEEDLKILDDLYPEITPKHELNEEGQPGFHAYTIKAAEHLYAIIDGKPKEILGTTYTHIKEIINTVHDCGYFDKSGEIIVPEAEDCQNVISEEINDHSPELEETETTVPVYGPPVAIPAPPAPAVVPAPGYPLRPLPPITLQEVEHAYFSQQYPQQRPISEVIGSQNFFFLQESEIDSPVGTPQPPILNQPSPPAPIPTQTFTNQHYVQIPGGRVPEPGSIPMPPQPHFLPHPDHTAYQGVPLPAPMGHTQPPHVPPQNAQPQPMQHNPQPVPQAVHIEQQSPVLVEEQKMIIPSEDKIEEESKESRSPEREEGDRKTQGQGDGQNRFRRYRGSGRGSSNGFRGRGSFQNRQNNDGYHGRHGNDYPNRLNKEGYQNRQYNDGYQNRHGKEGYQNRNSNDGYYGNGDTGDGLQNENGGRDRYNDNSQNYQGGFKSRGRGGPRGGTRGAPRAPRPHQYNRKPENVE; encoded by the exons ATGCCTTCAGCTGCGAATGCAAAGTCTGAAAAACCAGCTTCTTCGGAAGCTGCGGATAATTCACCAATACGACAGATTATGACTATTCTTGAACATAAAATTCGCAACTTGGAAAAAAGAAAG AGCAAGTTGACATCATACCGTGACTTGCAAAAGGCTGGTAAAGAGCTTAATGGTGATCAAAAAGTTGCCGTTGCTAAGTATGATGAAGTCATTCAGACATTGGAATTTGCTCGTGATCTTTCAAAGCAGGTGACTTCGATTGCTCTTTCTGCTGAGCGTGAAGCGAAGAAGCAGGCAAAAAAG GATGCATGGGTACGTTATACTGCAGACACTAATAAGATACGTGAGGTCCTACTGATTCTAGACTGTCTCATGCAAATGGGTAATGGTGAAGCAAGAGATGACTTTTTAAATGGTACTAATGGTGCTGCAAAGCTCACAGAAgaagatttaaaaattttagatgATCT gtatcCGGAAATAACTCCTAAGCATGAATTGAACGAAGAAGGACAACCAGGCTTTCATGCTTACACAATTAAAGCCGCTGAGCATTTGTATGCTATTATTGATGGTAAACCAAAAGAAATTTTAGGAACAACATACACCCATATCAAGGAAATCATAAATACTGTTCACGACTGTGGTTACTTTGATAAATCTGGAGAAATCATAGTTCCTGAGGCTGAAGATTGCCAAAATGTTATTTCAGAGGAAATTAATGATCATTCCCCTGAGTTAGAAGAGACTGAAACTACTGTTCCAGTTTATGGTCCACCAGTTGCCATTCCTGCTCCACCAGCTCCTGCTGTTGTGCCTGCACCTGGTTACCCTCTTCGGCCTCTGCCTCCAATTACATTGCAAGAAGTTGAACATGCATACTTTTCTCAGCAATATCCTCAACAAAGACCTATCTCTGAAGTTATAGGATCTCAAAACTTTTTCTTTCTCCAGGAATCTGAAATTGATAGCCCTGTAGGAACCCCACAGCCACCTATCTTGAATCAACCTTCTCCTCCCGCACCAATCCCAACCCAGACATTTACTAATCAACACTATGTCCAAATACCAGGTGGGCGTGTCCCTGAGCCAGGATCAATTCCTATGCCACCTCAGCCACATTTTCTTCCACACCCAGATCATACTGCTTATCAAGGAGTGCCACTACCTGCACCAATGGGGCATACACAACCCCCCCATGTGCCTCCTCAAAATGCGCAACCACAGCCTATGCAGCATAATCCACAGCCTGTCCCACAAGCTGTTCATATTGAGCAACAATCTCCAGTTCTGGTTGAAGAACAAAAAATGATAATTCCCAGTGAAGATAAAATTGAAGAAGAATCAAAAGAAAGTAGAAGCCCTGAGCGAGAAGAGGGTGATCGCAAAACTCAAGGTCAAGGCGATGGACAAAACAGATTTAGAAGATACCGTGGAAGTGGAAGGGGATCATCAAATGGTTTTCGTGGGCGTGGATCTTTCCAGAACAGACAGAACAATGATGGCTATCATGGAAGACATGGAAATGATTACCCTAACAGATTGAATAAAGAAGGATACCAAAACCGTCAGTATAATGATGGTTATCAAAACAGGCACGGAAAAGAGGGTTATCAAAACAGAAATTCAAATGATGGCTATTATGGTAATGGCGATACTGGTGATGGCCTTCAAAACGAAAATGGCGGACGCGATAGATACAATGATAACTCTCAGAACTATCAAGGTGGCTTTAAAAGTCGCGGCAGAGGAGGCCCTCGCGGCGGAACACGTGGTGCCCCTCGTGCCCCGCGACCCCACCAATACAATCGTAAACCAGAAAATGTGGAATAG